One window of the Solanum stenotomum isolate F172 chromosome 11, ASM1918654v1, whole genome shotgun sequence genome contains the following:
- the LOC125844428 gene encoding AT-hook motif nuclear-localized protein 14-like, giving the protein MEPNETSGLNSYYHHLHHQPPPSQPPQNPNPTTTTTNGIVPNNNPTATANTTVAAASHMVYTGSLPSAVSPPMESVKRKRGRPRKYSTPEQAAAAKRLSSASAPPKKRDHGLSHVAGADGGGSSSKKSQLAALGNAGQGFTPHIITVSAGEDVGQKIMMFMQQSKHELCILSASGSVSNASLRQPATSGGSITYEGRFDILTLAGSYVRTETGGRTGGLSVCLASTDGQIIGGGVGGPLIAGGPIQVIVGAFSVDSKAGGLKHDTSPQFGGSPLSFRSMVDSSNQSMGGGQFMMPSRGMQPTPLHSTDWRVSTGQGLHQSPENGDYDHLQD; this is encoded by the exons atggaGCCGAATGAAACTAGTGGACTGAATTCTTACTACCACCACCTCCACCACCAACCGCCGCCGTCACAACCACCGCAAAACCCTAACcctaccaccaccaccaccaatgGAATTGTACCAAATAACAACCCTACCGCTACCGCTAACACCACAGTCGCCGCCGCTTCTCATATGGTGTACACTGGTTCGCTTCCGTCCGCTGTATCGCCGCCTATGGAGAGTGTGAAGAGAAAGCGCGGGAGACCTAGAAAGTATAGCACGCCGGAGCAAGCTGCTGCTGCTAAGCGGCTGTCGTCGGCTTCGGCTCCGCCTAAAAAGAGGGATCATGGTTTGAGCCATGTTGCTGGAGCAGACGGTGGTGGTAGTTCTTCGAAGAAATCTCAATTGGCTGCGTTGG GTAATGCTGGTCAAGGTTTTACACCTCATATCATCACCGTGTCTGCTGGAGAG GATGTCGGTCAGAAAATCATGATGTTCATGCAACAAAGCAAACATGAACTATGCATATTGTCAGCATCTGGCTCAGTCTCCAATGCCTCTTTGCGTCAACCAGCAACATCTGGAGGAAGTATTACATATGAG GGCCGATTTGACATTCTCACTCTAGCTGGATCTTATGTACGCACTGAGACTGGAGGCAGAACCGGTGGGCTGAGCGTGTGTCTGGCAAGTACTGACGGTCAAATTATTGGAGGTGGAGTTGGTGGTCCCTTGATTGCTGGAGGCCCAATTCAG GTGATTGTTGGTGCATTTTCAGTTGACTCAAAAGCTGGGGGACTAAAGCATGATACTTCCCCGCAATTTGGTGGATCACCATTATCATTTCGTTCGATGGTTGATTCTTCTAATCAAAGTATGGGTGGAGGTCAGTTTATGATGCCATCTCGTGGTATGCAACCAACACCATTACATTCAACTGATTGGAGAGTTAGCACCGGTCAGGGCTTGCACCAGTCTCCAGAAAATGGGGACTATGACCACCTTCAAGATTAA
- the LOC125846016 gene encoding receptor-like protein 43 has product MWASDTGWEAKKNNREAFDNKVSNKIKNFKSSSRFAYFSGPIPEEIGYLRSLIYLQLYDNSLNGSIPASLGNLRNLQVLSLNDNNLIEEIPLAICNLTSMVTLYLSRNNLKGNILKCLGNISSLQYVMMSNNNLSGELHPSICNLTSLQILDLGRNNLKGAIPQCFGNMNGHLEVLDMQHNNLFGTLPATFRHFLFQ; this is encoded by the coding sequence ATGTGGGCTTCGGACACTGGATGGGaagccaaaaaaaataatagggaaGCATTTGATAATAAGGTTAGTAACAAGATTAAGAACTTCAAATCTTCATCAAGATTTGCTTACTTCTCTGGCCCTATTCCTGAAGAAATAGGTTACCTAAGGTCTCTTATTTATCTACAGTTGTACGATAACTCTCTTAATGGTTCTATTCCTGCTTCATTGGGGAATTTGAGAAACTTGCAAGTTCTGTCTCTCAATGACAACAATCTGATTGAGGAAATTCCTTTAGCTATTTGCAATTTGACATCAATGGTAACCCTGTATTTGTCGAGAAATAACTTGAAAGGAAATATTCTGAAATGCTTGGGTAATATCAGTTCCCTCCAGTATGTGATGATGTCAAATAATAATCTCAGTGGAGAGCTCCATCCGTCTATTTGCAATTTAACATCGCTGCAAATTCTAGATTTGGGTAGAAACAATCTAAAGGGAGCAATTCCGCAATGTTTTGGAAACATGAATGGTCATCTTGAGGTTCTGGATATGCAACACAACAATCTTTTTGGGACTCTTCCAGCGACTTTTAGGCATTTCTTGTTTCAGTGA
- the LOC125846018 gene encoding receptor-like protein Cf-9, with protein sequence MVFRQFSFLFFFCFCLLSFSSSIPHRCHEDESISLLKFKKTLTVDPSSERCISYCYPNMSSWNMSRACCSWDRVICDEMTGHVIELGLCCSRLVGKIDSNSSLFRLSHLQRLDLSWNNFLNSHISPEFEFDPIRELDLTYVDIYSTIPLNFSSHFTTLGLEDTGLYGIIPESIFHLPNLEILDLSSNYQLSGYFPKTKWNSSASLVGLDLSGVNFSCNLPESLGYLISVHSLSLGNCNLRGPIPESISNLTRIESLYLDGNSLNGTIPSGMFSLPSLSYLSLGSNQFSGQLEDFKSNTLVWIQLQGNRLQGHLPKSIQNLVNLKYLDLSFNNFSGSVDVSLFSDLKQLSYLSLSYNSISLTNEKEVKSSLPESLEYLRLAACDVKELEFLRSAKKLSDLDLSNNKVQGRVPDWA encoded by the exons ATGGTCTTCCGGCAATTCTCATTTCTGttctttttctgtttctgtctgctttctttttcttcatccaTACCTCATCGGTGCCATGAAGATGAAAGTATTTCCCttctaaaattcaagaaaacacTTACTGTAGATCCTTCATCAGAAAGGTGTATTTCCTACTGTTATCCAAATATGAGTTCATGGAACATGAGCAGAGCTTGTTGCTCATGGGATAGAGTCATATGCGATGAGATGACTGGCCATGTCATTGAACTTGGCCTCTGCTGTAGCCGTCTGGTAGGAAAGATTGATTCCAATAGCAGCCTATTCCGACTCTCTCATCTCCAAAGGCTTGATCTTTCTTGGAATAACTTCTTAAATTCTCACATCTCTCCTGAATTTG AATTTGACCCAATAAGAGAGCTTGATCTTACTTACGTGGACATCTATTCCACCATTCCTctgaatttttcttctcatttcaCAACTCTGGGGCTGGAAGACACAGGATTGTACGGGATAATACCTGAGAGTATTTTTCACCTTCCCAACCTGGAAATACTTGACTTATCCAGCAATTATCAGCTAAGTGGTTATTTTCCAAAGACCAAATGGAACAGCAGTGCATCTCTCGTAGGGTTAGATCTCAGTGGCGTgaatttttcttgtaatttgCCTGAGTCTCTTGGATATCTAATATCGGTACATTCTTTGTCTCTTGGAAATTGCAACCTTAGAGGACCTATTCCTGAATCTATTTCGAATCTCACCCGCATAGAGTCTTTGTACCTTGATGGTAACTCCCTGAATGGAACAATACCATCAGGGATGTTCTCCCTTCCATCACTAAGTTATTTAAGCTTGGGTTCTAACCAATTTTCTGGTCAGCTTGAGGATTTCAAGTCCAATACACTAGTCTGGATTCAGTTACAGGGCAATCGGCTGCAAGGCCATCTTCCCAAGTCAATTCAAAACCTTGTGAACCTAAAATATCTTGATCtttctttcaataattttagtgGTAGTGTGGATGTCAGCCTCTTTTCAGACCTCAAACAGCTTTCGTATCTTAGTCTTTCATACAACAGTATCTCATTGACTAATGAAAAGGAAGTTAAATCTAGTTTGCCGGAGTCACTTGAGTACTTACGTTTGGCTGCATGTGATGTGAAAGAATTGGAGTTTCTAAGATCCGCAAAGAAGCTATCTGACTTGGATCTTTCAAATAATAAGGTTCAAGGAAGAGTTCCTGATTGGGCATGA